One window of the Populus nigra chromosome 4, ddPopNigr1.1, whole genome shotgun sequence genome contains the following:
- the LOC133691630 gene encoding 1-aminocyclopropane-1-carboxylate oxidase-like: MEFPVINMEKLNGEERAATMEKIRDACENWGFFELLNHGIAHEFLDTVERMAKEHYKKGMEQRFKELVASKALVGVQTEIKDMDWESTFHLRHLPTSNIAEIPDLDDDYRKVMKEFALKLEKLAEELLDLLCENLGLEKGYLKRAFCGPSGSPNFGTKVSNYPPCPKPDLVKGLRAHTDAGGIILLFQDDKVSGLQLLKDGQWIDVPPMRHSIVVNLGDQLEVITNGKYKSVEHRVIAQTDGTRMSIASFYNPGNDAVIYPAPALVEKEAEEKKQLYPKFVFDDYMKLYAGLKFQAKEPRFEAMKAVETNV; this comes from the exons ATGGAGTTCCCAGTGATTAACATGGAGAAGCTTAATGGTGAGGAGAGAGCTGCCACCATGGAAAAGATCAGAGATGCCTGCGAGAACTGGGGCTTCTTTGAG CTGTTGAACCATGGCATAGCCCATGAATTCTTGGACACTGTGGAGAGAATGGCAAAAGAACACTACAAGAAAGGCATGGAGCAAAGGTTCAAGGAATTGGTGGCAAGCAAAGCCCTTGTGGGTGTCCAAACAGAGATCAAAGATATGGACTGGGAGAGCACCTTCCACTTGCGACATCTCCCCACGTCTAACATTGCTGAGATCCCCGATCTCGATGATGACTACAG GAAGGTGATGAAAGAATTCGCATTGAAGCTGGAGAAACTGGCAGAGGAGCTGCTGGACTTGTTATGTGAGAACCTTGGACTTGAAAAGGGGTACCTCAAAAGGGCTTTCTGTGGACCTAGCGGTAGTCCAAACTTTGGGACCAAGGTTAGCAATTATCCACCATGCCCCAAGCCAGACCTGGTCAAGGGTCTCAGGGCCCACACAGATGCTGGTGGCATCATCTTGCTCTTCCAGGACGACAAGGTCAGCGGTCTGCAGCTTCTAAAGGATGGCCAGTGGATTGATGTGCCCCCAATGCGCCACTCCATTGTCGTCAACCTTGGTGACCAGCTTGAG GTGATCACCAATGGCAAGTATAAGAGTGTGGAGCACAGAGTGATTGCTCAAACAGACGGCACTAGGATGTCGATAGCTTCTTTCTACAACCCTGGAAACGATGCAGTTATCTATCCTGCACCAGCTTTGGTGGAGAAAGAAGCAGAGGAGAAGAAACAACTGTACCCGAAATTTGTATTTGATGACTATATGAAGCTGTATGCTGGGCTCAAATTCCAAGCCAAGGAGCCAAGATTTGAAGCCATGAAAGCTGTAGAAACTAACGTCTAA
- the LOC133691930 gene encoding uncharacterized protein LOC133691930: MNSLDGITMTGWKNLKQRLSFKGLGGCCGSTSWSSRSETPTMPFIDMEEEEEESAIMQNQAQGGGFAAAPGAGMNLAMALAAERNSRASNVKTLMRLIEETDGVDWRTKNKTSKSRRDKEQEQGPENDWVCCVCMERKKGAAFIPCGHAFCRVCSREMWVNRGSCPICNRSILDILDIF, translated from the coding sequence atgaacagCTTAGACGGGATCACAATGACGGGGTGGAAGAATCTAAAGCAACGGCTGTCATTCAAGGGCCTTGGTGGTTGCTGCGGGAGCACAAGCTGGAGTTCCAGAAGTGAAACTCCAACCATGCCCTTCATCGAtatggaggaggaagaagaagagagtgcCATTATGCAGAACCAAGCACAAGGAGGAGGGTTTGCTGCAGCCCCAGGTGCAGGGATGAATCTGGCAATGGCATTAGCTGCTGAGCGCAATTCACGGGCTTCAAACGTCAAGACATTGATGAGATTGATTGAAGAAACGGACGGTGTTGATTGGAGGACGAAGAACAAGACTAGTAAAAGTAGGAGGGACAAAGAACAGGAACAGGGACCAGAGAATGATTGGGTGTGCTGCGTGTGCATGGAGAGAAAGAAAGGCGCGGCTTTTATTCCATGTGGACACGCCTTTTGTAGGGTTTGTTCAAGAGAAATGTGGGTCAATCGAGGGTCTTGCCCCATCTGCAACCGTTCAATTCTCGACATCCTTGATATCTTTTAG